A stretch of DNA from Desulfosarcina ovata subsp. ovata:
CCTCTACCTGCTTTTTGCCGGCACCCACGACGAGTGCTCCCGCTGGATTGAAAACAACCGCGACCATCTGCCATTGGAAATGATTGCCGAACGCAGTCGAACAGTTAAACGGCCGATCCCCCAGGCATCCCCGGCAAAAGAAACGCACTGCACGGATAAAACAGAACCGGAAGAGGATTGGATTCCGCCACTGGATGACCGCGATCTGAGAGTTATTTTCAGCGGCCTGGTGAATGGAAACTAGCCAATAATTTACAACCCATTGAAAGGAATCACCATGTTCAATGTCACCGAAACCGCTATTCAGGCGGTAGGCGAGTATTTTAAAGACATGGATGTCAAACCCATCCGCATCTTTCTCACCCAGGGTTGTGGGGGGCAGCAACTCTCCATGGCCCTGGATACGATAGGCGATGCCGATGCCGTACACGAGGCCGGTGGTTTTCAGTTTATTATGAATCAGACCCTGCTGGAACAGGCCAAACCCGTGGAGATCGACTATGCCAACACGAGTTTTCGCATCTCGTCCAATCTTGAACTGAGCGGCGGCTGCCAAAGCTGCGGCACTGCCGGTAGCTGCTGCTCGTCGTAAGCACCCAAGAGAACGCCCCAAGCAACCATCGCCGCTATGGAAAAAGCCCCCGGATCAACAACCCAGAGGCTTTTTTTCGTGGTTCGGTCGGATACAACAGTCACACCTTGTTGAATTCCCTGGGAAACCTGCGAAATGTTGCCTATTTTTTGCATGGATAATTATGGCCTTGGATTTTTAATAAAAAATGGCGCTTGACAAAAATGCCGGCTTCGCCTATCATATTGGACGCAATAAAGAATTGCTTCAAATCACCGGCATTATGAAAATGCCTAATCCAATCTGAACGACAATCGAATACAAAACCGCTTAACGCCATGAAGGCGCACGGGCTGAAGTCCGTTCGTTTCATGGCGTTTTTATTTTCAGATAAAAGGAATCGTCCTTGAAAAAAATCATTCCAGGAATTCTGCTGGTTGTCCTGTTTTCAGCCTACGGCCTATCCGCCCATGCCGCCCAAGACAAACGCGTCGAACGGGACACCGATGATGACGGTAAAATCGACCAAGTCGCCCTCATGGACCCGCGCGGCAATCCCCTGCGCCTGGAGATCGACAGCAACGCGGACGGGCGTTTCGACAAGATCCAGCATTACCGCGACGGCAAACTGACCGCCATCGAAAGCGACCGGAACCATGACGGGTCGATGGATACCCGCGACACCTTCGAGAACGAAAAACGTGTGCGCCATGAACGCATGAATCCCAAGACCGGCCGGGTGGAGCAGATCATCCGCTTTGACGATCAGGAGCGGCCCCTGACCATGGACCGGGACACCACTGCTGACGGCCGCTTCGACACCCACCACGCATTCGAGGCCGGCCGGCTGGCCCGATCGACCCGCGACACGGATGGTGACGGCAAAATCAATGTCTGGCAGACCTTCCGCAACGACCTTCCCCTGGAACAGAAAACCGACGGCGATGGCGACGGCCGCGTCGAACGCATCGTCGACTTCGACGAAAAGGGCCAGCCGCGCCTGTCCCGGCACGACCTGGACGTGGACGGCCGCTTCGAAACCGTACGCCACTACCGCGATGGGGAAATTGCCCGGCAGGAAAAGGACGAGAACGACGACGGCACCCCGGACACGGTGGTGCAGTTCGAAAACGCCCTGCCAGCCTTGCAGACCCGCGACACCAACTTTGACGGACGCGTGGATGTGACCACCCGCTACAAGGCCGGACAGCCGGTCCGCGAAGAGAAGGATACCAATTTTGACGGCACCAATGATGTGACCCTGGTCTTCGACAGCGCCGGACAGCCCCTGAAAATGGAGGAGGACACCCGCTACAACGGGCACGTCGACCGCATCCGCCACTACCAGGACGGTATGGTAAAACGGGTAATCACCGACAGCGACGGTGACGGTTTTCTGGAAACCACCTCGTTTTTCAAAAAGGGCAAAATCGCCACCCAGACCCAGGACACGAACAAGGACGGCCGGGCCGACATGACAATCTTTTTTAACAAAAAAGGAGAGAAGGCCCGGGTTGAAAGCGATACGGATTTTTCCGGGAAACCCGACGCCTGGGAGTATTACCGCGGCCAGGCCCTGGTGCGGGCCGAGCGGGACAGCAACGGCAACGGCCGGGTGGATCTGAAGGTTTTCTATCGCAACGCCGAGCGCCGCAAACTGGTCCAGGACCGCGACAATGACGGCCGCTTCGAGACCACCCAGTGGTTCGACCGGCCCCCCTGGTCCATGGTCATGGAACTGGACGCCGATCTGAACGGCGCGCCCGAGGGGTGCTACTGCTATAAAGACGGTGTGCTACGGGAAAAGCAGGTGGACGAAAACGGCAACGGCCATTTCGATCTCAAGGAGATCTACGATGAAAAGGGTCGCATCACCCGCAGTGAAGAGGCGCCCGACGAGAACGGCCGCTTCACCCTGGCCTGGATCTATGACGAAAACGAAACCGCCATCCGGGCGGAGAAGGACCGCGACCGGGATGGTCGGCCGGATATCTGGTACGACTATCGCCAAAGCCGACTGGCCGGCCTGGCCGAGGACACCAACGGCGACGGCAAAGCCGACCTGTGGGAAACCTACGACGAGGCAGAGGCCCTGGTGGCTCGGTCAAAGGACCTGAACTACGACGGTGAGGTGGATTTCACCGAAAGCGCCGGCGGTAGCTGAGTTTTTTCCAACTGGATCTGAAACCTTTCAGTCCTCGACCCATTTATCTCTTTTCAAAGGAGTGCCAACGATGTTCGATTTTCTTGCCAAGGGAGGCGTTCTGGTGGGGCCCATTCTGCTTTGTTCCGTGATTGCTCTGGCCCTTTTTCTGGAACGTCTCATTCGCCTGGGACGGGTTAAAGTCCGCGGCAACGGTCTGGTCGCCGGCATGGCCCGGTTTATCCAAAAAGGCGAAGATCAGCAGGCCTATGACCTGGTCAGCCAGGATGCCTCCCCCATGGGCCGTATTCTCACCCAGGCCATGGAAGTCAAGAACCAGGATCGCGAAACCCTGGAAGCGGTGCTTGTGCACGCCACCGAAGCGGAATCCCGCGACCTCTCCCGCTATCTCCAGACCCTGGCCACCATCGGCAACATCACGCCCCTTTTGGGTCTGCTGGGCACCGTTATGGGCATGATCAAGGCCTTTATGGTGATCCAGGAGATGGGCGGCAAGGTCAACGCGGCCGTCCTGGCCGGCGGTATCTGGGAAGCCATGCTGACCACAGCCCTCGGACTGGCCGTGGCCCTGCCGACCATGGTGGCCCACAGCTACCTGAGCGCCCGGGTCGACCGTTACGAAGCCCAGCTCCAGGACGGAACGGTGACATTTCTCAAAGCCATTGGTTTTCGGATCCACGGCCATCTCCACACGGGGAAAGACCACACCCATACGCACACCCATGCCCATCCATAACCATTTCCCATCCGGAGTCGCTTCATGCTTGTACATGCAAAACCCAAAAAACGGTACGCCGTTCAAATGCCCATGACGTCGCTCATCGATATCGTCTTCATGCTGCTGATCTATTTCCTGTTGACCACCAATTTCATGGTCGATGAAGGCATCAAGATCAAGCTGCCCCAGGCCCGGGCAGCAGCCCCCCAGACCGAGGAAACCATCACGGTCTATGTGGATTCCCAAGGGCAGGCATTTATCGGAGAGGAGCGGCTTGCCCTGGACTGCTTGTTCGACCGGCTCAAGGAAAAAATCGGCGGCCGGCAGGATGAACTGGTGGTCGTCCGCGCCGATCGTACGGTAATTCTCAACCAGGCGGTCAAGGTCATGGACATCGCCAAGGCCGCCGGTGCCGGCAGGCTCTGCCTGGCAACGGAAAAGGAGTTGTAAGCCATGGAAGCATCTTTGCACCTATCGGCCATGGATCGCCCATCCCCCCCCAACTGGCTGCTCAGGACGCTGATCATCCTCTCCGTGGCGATCCACGGGGTGATGTTCATGCACCTGTCAGGCATCTACCGCACCCAGGCACTGAGTTATATAGAGATGTCCCTGCAGAATATCGCCCGGCCGGCCGCAAGGGATATTCCTCGGCCGCGGCCCCGACCCAAAGTACCCGAACCCCAGGATCAAGTGAAGGCGCTCAAAGCCGTTGCCCGTCCCGTGCCCCGTTTCAGGCCCCTGGCCATGGCGCCGGTGGAGAGCAACCTGCCCGACAGTCTGATGGAGGGCATCAGCGCCCCGGACGTCCCGCAAACACCGGGTGTGGAGAGCGCCGCCTGGGTCCCCGGCCCCCATGCTCAGACCGTAGGCGGCGAATATATGACTACATCCAGCTACCTGGATATGGTGCGGCTCAAAATCGAAAGCCGCAAGCGTTACCCCGAAACCGCCAAGGCGAGAAGCATTGAAGGTCGCGTGACCATCCGTTTCATCCTGCTCGCCGACGGCAATGTACGCGATCTCTCCGTGTCCAGGGGCGCCCGTCATCGTTCCCTGGACATGGCTGCATTGGACGCGGTCGAACGGGCGGCCCCGTTTCCCCGGCCACCATCCAACCTGTTCAAAGGCGACCTGCCCCTGGAACTGACCATCGTTTTCGAGCTGACCTGACGCCAATCATCCGATCTGAAGTGATGGCAAGGATCGAGCATGGAAAGTCAGGCTTGTACCCAAAAACAAAAAGGGGAGTGATAAAACAGGGAAACATAAAAAAGAAAGGGGGAAAGCAGCCGGCTCCGGCCAGAGTCTTTTGGCTGCCATCCCCATGAAGTCCCTCGCGGGCGAGGGATGCAATGGTCTATTTATATCACCTCAGCACCCCGCCTTCAAACCGTTTTTGCGGAAACATTCCATCCATCACAAAAATCGATGGATAAAAACAGTTCCCTGGACTGCCAATCTGCGTCTGATTCGCCACCGTGTTGCACGTCCTGAACGGTTACGGTTGACGTGTTCCGGGACGAGTGTGGAACTGCCCTTATCTACTTAAAAAGAAGCAATGCAAGGATCATTCGGACCACTTGGTCAAAACTGGCGCTTTGGCCGCTGGAGCTGCCAATATAAAATATAGACCGTTCGAGCAAATAGCTGATTTACGCAAAACATGAGGTCAACACACCTGAAAGTCCCTATGCCGATTATGCGAATTACCGTCCTTACATGCTGTTTGAAGTTGAAGTACACTAATGAGCGAGGAGAAGGAGAAAAAGATGATGTCGGCGAGTGGAAAACGGATGCGACCAACGAGCATTCCTACGAAGGCTATGAAACCATTGACCTTAAAATTATTCAGACATTGGCCAAATCATGGATTCTCTCTCTGGATATTAAAAACCTCACCGATGAAACCTATTCAGAATTTGTGGGTTATTGGTCGGGAGAAAACCAATATGCAGGCAGCAATGCGCGCGCCTATTACTTTAGCGTTATGTACGAGTTCTGAAACGAAAACGCAGAATAACACGCTTTTCGTCAACGGGGTGCCGTACCCACTTGCGGCACCCCATTGGCTGTCCCTGTGAGTCGTACTTCAAGAACCCAACGAATTTTTAATGGAATACATGGACCGGAAAAGAATGAAAAGAATCAATCTGTTTTGTCTCGTCATGCTCGTTATACTGATCTGTTCGGCCTGCCACAAAACCGGCGATGAAACGGCTGCCGAAGGACCGCTCGAGACCACGGGGAAGACATCTTCTCCCCCAGCGATCAATACCAATGAACCGCTCTTGCTGGCCCTGGATATCGAACCGGACGATGGATTCGACCCGCTCATGGGATGGGGGAGCTATGGAACGCCCCTCTTCCAGAGTACACTGCTTCGGCGCAATGCCGATCAATCGGTCTCCGGCGACCTGGCCAAAGCATGGGAACTTGACGATTCCCGCCGGGTCTGGAGAATAACCATCCGGGATGATGCCGTTTTTTCGGATGGAACGCTGTTAACGGCCGCAGACGTCGCCTTTACGTTCAACCAGGCGGCGAAGACCGCCGGTAAAACCGATGTTACAGTTCTTGAACAGGCGGTCGTCATCGACCCTTACACGGTCGAGATTCGTCTTAAGACCCCTCAGATCACCTTCATCAACCGGCTCATTACCCTGGGGATTGTTCCGGCGCACGCTTACGGCAAATCGTATGGCCGAAATCCCGTCGGCTCCGGCCCCTATCGACTGGTACAATGGGACGAGGGACGGCAGATGGTCATGGCGTCCAACCCGTATTACTACGGTCAGAAGCCGGCAATCGAAAAGGTCGTTTTTCTTTTCATGGAGGAGGACGCCGCCTTTGCCGCCGCCAAGGCCGGCACCGTTCATGTTTTTCGCGCCCCCCAGATGCTGGCCAAACAGGAAATCCCCGGGATGATCCGCCATGCCGTCCCTAGTGTCGATAATCGGGGGATCTGTTTTCCGTGCCTTCCTCCACAGAATTGGCAATCACCGCAGGGATATCCGGTAGGCAACCCGGTAACGGCGGATTCGGCCATTCGCAAAGCCATCAACCATGCGGTGAATCGGCGGGAACTGGTGGACGGTATACTGGAAGGATTCGGCTCCCCGGCCCATGGGCCGGTAAACATGTTGCCCTGGGACCAACCGGATAGCGCCATTCGGGACAACAATCCGGAAACGGCCCGTCAGATCCTGAAGGCCGGCGGGTGGCAGGATAACAACGGGGACGGTATTGTCGAGAAAAATGGCATCGCGGCATCTTTCAGCCTGCTTTACGACGCCAACGACAGTATCCGGCAAGCCCTGGCCCTGGCCGTCTCGGACGCAGCAAAAAAAATCGGTATCGAGATCGTTGTCACCGGCAAGAGTTGGGATGACATCTACAAGTTGATGCATAGCAATGCGGTCCTTTTCGGATTCGGCAGTTTCGACCAGACGGAAATGCACAACCTCTATTTCGGCGGACGAAAAGAAGAAGCGCTGCATAACCCGGGATTCTATGCCAATCAAACCGTTGACGGTTACCTGAACGCGGCCATGGCGGCACCTACCGAGAATGCCGCCATTCCTTTTTGGCAAAAGGCACAGTGGGACGGAAAGACCGGCTTCTCGACCCGGGGCGATGCGGCCTGGGCCTGGCTGGTCAACTTGGATCACACCTATTTTATCAGCCAACACCTCGATATCGGGCACACATGCACGGAACAGCACGGATCTTACATAATCGCCAATCTGCCCCAATGGCGGTGGAAGGTTCCGTCCCGGCCGTGTGCATCCGGCACCTGATTCGGGCCGGCCGGCATTTTTCGGCGCTCACCTTTGATGAACTCGTAAAAAGTGCCGCTCTCGTCATGCCGGACTTGATCCGGCATCCAGAACTTATTGAAATGAATGGATAGCGCTAAAGCTTCACTTCGTGCCCGGCCTACGCCGGAATGACGAAAAGATGAGAACTTCGACTTGTTGCGAATCCGTCACCTTTAAAAAAACGGGATCATCGCGGAATAGTGTGATTCCGAGATATACAGGTACATTTTACTGGACATCAGGAACTGCTTGTGACTATATGTAATGGGAAAAACTCTTTGGAGGATTTCCCATGAAACTACTGCCGTACATAACATCATTTGTAAAGGACGCCGCAAAGTCCGTGAAACGAATTAGCCAGCAGGAATTCACAAGTGTCGCAGATAACACATTGACAGAATTGCTGGGCATAGCGACCTTGTTCGTTACTATGTATGCCCTTCGTCGCGAAGGGGATGAAGACGTGCTGCATCTTCGATGTGCCCATCGTGAAGAGGTTGCTTTGTGTCCCCATTGTGGGGCTCTTTCAACAAAAGTTCATCAGGAGGAGCCTCGTTGCGTACGACATTTGGATGTTTGGGGTAAAAAGACCTTTTTGCATTTCCTGTCCCGCCGTTTCGAATGTGATCAATGTGGTAAGGTTTTCACCGAGGAATTACCATTCGTTGATTCCCATCGTAGGCAATCTTCTGCTTTTGAGATGCGTGTCTATCAATCTTGCCTTACCAGTACACGTAAGGATGTTGCTAAACGTGAGGGGTTAAGCCAATCCACGGTTAAAGAGATCTTCAATCGTCTCGCGGCATTGAAAAAGAGTGTTGGCGTTGACGGCCTGACCCGGGTGCTGGGAATCGATGAAATTTCGCTTAAAAAACGCCACAAGCAATTCGTTCTCGTGATTTCGGATATTTCCAGAAAGTGCATTCTCGCAGTGCTGCCTGACAGGGAGAAACAGACACTGGAAAATTGGATCGAATCGCTGAGTGATCAACAAAAAAAGGCGATCCGATTTGTTTCCATCGATATGTGGGCGCCCTATTATCAAGCCGCTTGCAACAAGCTTCCCCATGCCAAGGTGGTGGTCGACCGGTTCCATGTGATGAAACAACTCAACCACCGTCTGACCCAACTTCGAACCAGATTTCAAAGGCAGTGCGATCCTGAAACACAAAAGATACTCAAGGGTAGCCGTTGGCTCATCGTGCGTAACCGATCCGAATTGTCGACAAAGCAAGCTGATCACTTGGATCAAATATTGGAATTGTGTCCTGATCTTCGCGCATTGTACCTTTTAAAGGAGGAGTTCCGCACGATTTTTGAGAAAGTCAGATGCAGAGAAAAGGCAGCCCGATTTCTTGATGTATGGTGTTTGAAGGCCGAACGTACAGGTGATAAATATCTTTCAAAGTTCTGTAAGACCTTGAAGAACTGGCGAGAGCAGATCTTAAATTACTTCATCGAAAGAATTACAAATGGGTTCGTTGAAGGTACCAATAATTCCCTCAGGGCTATTATACGCATGGCATTCGGCTACAGAAATTTCAACAACTTTAGGATACGGGTACTCGCAGGATTAGGTGATTTTCACACTAATCCGCGATGAGCCAAAAAACGAAAGTCGAGGAATCGATGCTGGGATACATCGGACGTAAAACCATTCAGCTGATATCGCTGCTGATCGGAGTCGCCATCATTTCTTTCACCCTGGTAAGCCTTTCTCCCATCGATCCGGTTCGTGCTTACATCGGTGATGACATGACGCGCATGTCTGCCGAACAGCGCCTGCAGATCGCCCAGCGATGGGGGAGCGGTCAACCGGCACCGACGAGATTTCTCAAGTGGTTGGGACAGATTGCCCAAGGAAACCTGGGCGACTCATTGATCTTCAACAAACCGGTAATCGACGTCATCGGCGAACGTTTCACGCGGTCCTTATGGCTCATGGGAATGGCCTGGCTGTTATCGGGAATTTTCGGTTATTGCCTCGGGATCATCGCCGGTGCATGGAAGGGATCAGCGCTTGATCGCGCAATTCGCTTTTACGCCTACACCCTGGCCTCCACACCGGCATTTTGGCTGGGCATGCTCCTTTTAATCGTTTTTTCCGTGAAACTCCAGGTTACCCCGGTCTGCTGTGCCGCACCGCCAGGTAAACCGGCCGCCGAAGTTTCTTTGTGGGAGTGGATTCATCATCTGATTCTCCCTGCGGCCACGTTGAGTATCATCGGCATCGCCAACGTCGCCCTGCACACCCGCCAAAAACTCATCGACGTCCTGCATAGCGATTATGCCCTTTTTGCCAGGGCACAGGGGGATACGACCTGGGGCATCATTTGTCATCACGGTTTGCGCAATATTTCGCTGCCGGCCCTGACCCTTCAGTTCGCATCCTTTTCCGAACTGTTCGGAGGCGCGGTTCTGGCCGAGC
This window harbors:
- a CDS encoding ExbD/TolR family protein, which gives rise to MLVHAKPKKRYAVQMPMTSLIDIVFMLLIYFLLTTNFMVDEGIKIKLPQARAAAPQTEETITVYVDSQGQAFIGEERLALDCLFDRLKEKIGGRQDELVVVRADRTVILNQAVKVMDIAKAAGAGRLCLATEKEL
- a CDS encoding ABC transporter permease codes for the protein MLGYIGRKTIQLISLLIGVAIISFTLVSLSPIDPVRAYIGDDMTRMSAEQRLQIAQRWGSGQPAPTRFLKWLGQIAQGNLGDSLIFNKPVIDVIGERFTRSLWLMGMAWLLSGIFGYCLGIIAGAWKGSALDRAIRFYAYTLASTPAFWLGMLLLIVFSVKLQVTPVCCAAPPGKPAAEVSLWEWIHHLILPAATLSIIGIANVALHTRQKLIDVLHSDYALFARAQGDTTWGIICHHGLRNISLPALTLQFASFSELFGGAVLAEQVFSYPGLGQTVIQAGLRSDVPLLLGVVLFSAIFVFTGNTLADLSYRVVDPRIRIGGRT
- a CDS encoding ISL3 family transposase, which encodes MKLLPYITSFVKDAAKSVKRISQQEFTSVADNTLTELLGIATLFVTMYALRREGDEDVLHLRCAHREEVALCPHCGALSTKVHQEEPRCVRHLDVWGKKTFLHFLSRRFECDQCGKVFTEELPFVDSHRRQSSAFEMRVYQSCLTSTRKDVAKREGLSQSTVKEIFNRLAALKKSVGVDGLTRVLGIDEISLKKRHKQFVLVISDISRKCILAVLPDREKQTLENWIESLSDQQKKAIRFVSIDMWAPYYQAACNKLPHAKVVVDRFHVMKQLNHRLTQLRTRFQRQCDPETQKILKGSRWLIVRNRSELSTKQADHLDQILELCPDLRALYLLKEEFRTIFEKVRCREKAARFLDVWCLKAERTGDKYLSKFCKTLKNWREQILNYFIERITNGFVEGTNNSLRAIIRMAFGYRNFNNFRIRVLAGLGDFHTNPR
- a CDS encoding IscA/HesB family protein encodes the protein MFNVTETAIQAVGEYFKDMDVKPIRIFLTQGCGGQQLSMALDTIGDADAVHEAGGFQFIMNQTLLEQAKPVEIDYANTSFRISSNLELSGGCQSCGTAGSCCSS
- a CDS encoding energy transducer TonB; translated protein: MEASLHLSAMDRPSPPNWLLRTLIILSVAIHGVMFMHLSGIYRTQALSYIEMSLQNIARPAARDIPRPRPRPKVPEPQDQVKALKAVARPVPRFRPLAMAPVESNLPDSLMEGISAPDVPQTPGVESAAWVPGPHAQTVGGEYMTTSSYLDMVRLKIESRKRYPETAKARSIEGRVTIRFILLADGNVRDLSVSRGARHRSLDMAALDAVERAAPFPRPPSNLFKGDLPLELTIVFELT
- a CDS encoding ABC transporter substrate-binding protein; its protein translation is MKRINLFCLVMLVILICSACHKTGDETAAEGPLETTGKTSSPPAINTNEPLLLALDIEPDDGFDPLMGWGSYGTPLFQSTLLRRNADQSVSGDLAKAWELDDSRRVWRITIRDDAVFSDGTLLTAADVAFTFNQAAKTAGKTDVTVLEQAVVIDPYTVEIRLKTPQITFINRLITLGIVPAHAYGKSYGRNPVGSGPYRLVQWDEGRQMVMASNPYYYGQKPAIEKVVFLFMEEDAAFAAAKAGTVHVFRAPQMLAKQEIPGMIRHAVPSVDNRGICFPCLPPQNWQSPQGYPVGNPVTADSAIRKAINHAVNRRELVDGILEGFGSPAHGPVNMLPWDQPDSAIRDNNPETARQILKAGGWQDNNGDGIVEKNGIAASFSLLYDANDSIRQALALAVSDAAKKIGIEIVVTGKSWDDIYKLMHSNAVLFGFGSFDQTEMHNLYFGGRKEEALHNPGFYANQTVDGYLNAAMAAPTENAAIPFWQKAQWDGKTGFSTRGDAAWAWLVNLDHTYFISQHLDIGHTCTEQHGSYIIANLPQWRWKVPSRPCASGT
- a CDS encoding TonB-dependent receptor, yielding MKYTNERGEGEKDDVGEWKTDATNEHSYEGYETIDLKIIQTLAKSWILSLDIKNLTDETYSEFVGYWSGENQYAGSNARAYYFSVMYEF
- a CDS encoding MotA/TolQ/ExbB proton channel family protein is translated as MFDFLAKGGVLVGPILLCSVIALALFLERLIRLGRVKVRGNGLVAGMARFIQKGEDQQAYDLVSQDASPMGRILTQAMEVKNQDRETLEAVLVHATEAESRDLSRYLQTLATIGNITPLLGLLGTVMGMIKAFMVIQEMGGKVNAAVLAGGIWEAMLTTALGLAVALPTMVAHSYLSARVDRYEAQLQDGTVTFLKAIGFRIHGHLHTGKDHTHTHTHAHP